The sequence TCCACAGCCGGTACGGTCACCGTGTGCCAAAACGGCGCCGGTGTGGACTTCTCTGAGGAAGAGGCCGCCAAGGTACTGGCAGAGGACGAGATCTATATTTTAGTGGATCTGAACCAGGGGGACGAGAAAGCCACCGCCTGGGGCTGCGACCTGACCTACGACTATGTAAAAATCAACGGCGACTACCGCACCTGATTTTACTAAGAAATATAAGCGAACGGAGTGAGAGAATGGAAATTGCAAATCACCAAAAAGCGGAGATTCTGGCAAGAGCCTTGCCGTACATTCAGATGTACCGCAAGAAAGTCATTGTTGTAAAATACGGCGGCAACGCCATGATCAATGAAGAACTGAAAGAAACCGTCATGAACGATCTGGTACTACTGTCCACCATCGGTATCCATGTGGTGCTGGTGCACGGTGGCGGTCCGGAGATCAACAAGACCCTGAAGCGTATGCACATGGACTCCAAGTTTGTGGACGGTCTGCGGGTTACCGATAAAGAGACGGCAGAAGTGGTGCAAATGGTACTGGCCGGTAAGGTGAACAAAAGCCTGGTGTGCCAAATCGGCAACCTGGGCGGCCATGCCATCGGCCTGTGCGGGCTGGACGGCAATATGCTAAAGTGCAGGCCGGCAGACGACGTCCATGGCTATGTGGGTGAGATCACAGACATCAATATGGAAGTGGTGGAAGAAGCCATTTCCAAGAACTTCATCCCGGTGATCTCCACCATCGGCTACGATGAAGACGGCAACTGCTACAACATCAATGCAGACACGGTGGCTGCCGCAGTGGCCGGGGCTTTGCAGGCAGAGGCACTGATCTCCATGACCGATGTAGTGGGTCTGTTGCGAGATAAAGACGACGAAAGCTCGCTGATACACAGAGTCTATATCAGCGACACCCCGGCGCTGATTGCCGACGGCATTATCGGCGGCGGCATGATCCCCAAGATCGACTCCATGACCGAGGCCCTGCGCCGCGGGGTCAAAAAAGCATTTATAATCGACGGCCGCGTGCCCCACTCCATCTTGATGGAGCTGCTTACCGATGAAGGTATGGGCACCATGTTCCGCAGCAGATAAAGAGGAAGACCCATGAACACAAAAGAACTGGATAATCAATATGTAGCCCACGCCTACGGGCGCTTTGATGTGGCGCTGACGAAAGGTCAAGGCTCTACCCTCTACGACGAGGACGGCAAAAAATACATCGACTTCGGATCCGGCATCGGGGTAACTGCCTTTGGCATCAACGATCCGGTCTGGACCAAAGCTGTGGAAGAACAGCTGCACCGGGTGCAGCACACCTCCAATCTCTACTACACCGCCCCCTGCGCCAAGCTGGCGCAGCTGCTGTGTGAAAAGAGCGGGATGAAAAAGGTGTTCTTCGGCAACTCCGGGGCAGAGGCTAACGAGGGTGCCATCAAATTTGCCCGCAAGTATAGCTTTGACAAATACGGCGCCGGGCGCAGCACCATCATTACCCTTGTCAACTCATTCCACGGCCGCACCATTACCACCCTGGCGGCCACAGGGCAAGACAGCTTTCACACGGTGTTTGACCCCTTTACACCCGGGTTCAAATATTGCCCGGCCAATGATATAGAGGCACTGCAAGCGGCAGCCACGGACGATGTGTGCGCTGTGCTGTTTGAATGCGTACAGGGCGAAGGCGGCGTGAACAATCTGAACCCGTCATTCGTAAACGCCATTGCCAAGCTGGCAAAGGAAAAAGACATTCTGATCGCGGTAGATGAAGTGCAGACCGGCAACGGGCGCACCGGCACTTACTTTGCCTACCAGCAATACGGCATTACGCCGGACATTGTAACCACGGCTAAAGGCCTGGGCGGCGGACTTCCCATCGGCGCCGTGCTGTTTGGGGAAAAGCTGCAAGACACCATGACCCCCGGCTCCCACGGCTCTACCTTTGGCGGCAACCCGGTGGTGGCTGCCGGTGCCTGCTCCATTGTGGAGCGGATCGACGACGACTTCCTAAGCGAAGTACAGCGCAAGAGCGAGAAGATCCGCACGGCGCTGGCAAAAGTGAAAGGCGTCCAGAGCATCAGCGGTATGGGGCTGATGCTGGGGATCGAAACGGACAAACCCGCAGGAGAAGTGGCCAAGGCTTGCCTGGCAAACGGCCTGCTGATCTTAACGGCAAAAACAAAGCTTCGTCTGCTGCCGGCGCTGAACATCAGCGATGCGGAGCTGGACGAGGGACTGGAGATACTGAAAGGAGTGCTTGAAGCATGAAACATTTACTGAAACTGGCGGACCTGGACAAAGGCGATATTCTGGACATTCTCAACTTGGCAGACCAGCTGAAATATGAGAACCAGCATGGCATTGAACACCACCACTTAAAGGGAAAGACCCTGGGTATGATCTTTCAAAAAAGCTCTACCCGCACCCGGGTCAGCTTTGAGACCGGTATGTACCAGTTGGGCGGCCAGGCACTGTTCCTTTCCAACCGAGATTTGCAGATCGGCCGCGGCGAGCCGGTACAGGACACGGCTCGGGTACTCTCTCGCTATCTGGACGGCATTATGATCCGCACCTTTGCGCAAAAAGAGGTGGAGGATCTGGCAGAGTACGGCTCCATTCCCATCATCAACGGCCTGACCGATTACTGCCACCCCTGCCAGGTGCTGGCGGATCTGATGACCATTCGCGAGTATAAGAAGAGCTTTGACGGGCTGAAATTCTGCTTTATCGGCGACGGCAACAATATGGCAAACTCCCTAATCGTAGGCGCCATCTCCATGGGTATGGAGTGCGCCATCGCCTGCCCCAAGGACTACCAACCGGACGCCCAGATCATGGCCTGGGCCAAGGAGAACGGCACCTTCACTTGCAGCGATGATATTTTGGCCTGCGCCAAAGACGCAGATGTGGTCTACACGGATGTGTGGGCCTCTATGGGTCAGGAAGAAGAAAAAGCAGAGCGGGAAAAGATCTTTAAGAACTACCAGATCAACGACGAAGTAATGGCCGCCGCCAAACCGGACGCTATGGTGCTCCACTGCCTGCCCGCACACCGAGAGGAAGAAATTACCGCCAAAGTGTTTGAAGCCCACGCCAATGAGATCTTTGACGAGGCAGAAAACCGCCTGCACGCCCAAAAGGCCGTGCTTGTGAAGCTGTTAGGTTAAACTATGAAGAAACAGAAAGTATATCTCTGTCTGGAGAACGGACAAACCTTTGAGGGCTATCGTTTCGGTGCCGGAGGCGAAATTCAGGGGGAACTGGTATTTACCACCGGTATGGGCGGTTATATCGAGACCCTGACGGACCCCAGCTATTACGGCCAGATCGTGCTGCAAACCTTTCCCCTCATCGGTAACTACGGCTTTATCCCGGAAGATATGGAGAGCCCCAAAAGCTATGTAAGCGCCTATATCGTGCGTGAGTATTGCGAGGCACCCTCCAACTTCCGCTGCCGGGAAACCCTGGACGATTTCTTAAAATCCCAAGGCATTATCGGCGTCTACGGCGTAGATACCAGAGAGATCACAAAGACCATTCGGGAAAGCGGTGTAATGAACGCCGTGATCTGTGACGATCCCCGTGTGGTGGACTATAACAAAGTACGGGACTATGCGGTCGCAGACGCAGTCAAAAGCGTGTCTGCTCCCAAGCCTCAACTGCTGTCTGCCGACGAACACAAGCACAATGTGGTGCTGCTGGACTACGGCGCCAAGGCCAACATTGCAAGAGAGCTGAACAAGCGAGGCTGCAATGTGGCGGTCATGCCCTACGACACCAAGGCGGAGGACATCTTAGCGCTGCACCCGGACGGCATTATGCTGTCTAACGGTCCCGGAGATCCGGCAGGGAACACCGCTGCCATTGCTCAGCTGAAAAAGCTCATCGGCAAAGCGCCTATTTTTGGCATTTGCCTGGGGCACCAACTGCTGGCGCTGGCTATGGGTTGCAAGACGGAAAAGCTGAAATACGGTCACCGTGGCGTGAACCAACCGGTAAAAGACCTGCAAACCGGGCGCACCTATATCTCCAGTCAAAACCACGGCTACGCGGTGGTGAACGATACCATTGAGGCCAGCGGCGGCACCCTGCGCTGGGTGAACGCCAACGACGGCACCTGCGAAGGGATCGACTACCCTGCCCAGAACGCCTTTACGGTACAGTTCCATCCGGAGGCGTGCAGCGGGCCCCACGACACCCGCTTTTTGTTTGACCGATTTTTACAGATGATGGGAGGCGAGAGCCATGCCGCTGAATAAGAATATCAAAAAGGTACTGGTGATCGGCTCCGGCCCCATCGTTATCGGCCAAGCGGCAGAGTTCGACTATGCCGGCGCCCAGGCCTGCCGGGTGCTGAAAGACGCCGGACTGGAAGTGGTGTTGGTCAATTCCAACCCGGCCACCATTATGACGGACAAAGCGCTGGCGGACCATATTTATTTAGAGCCGCTGACGGAAGAGACCGTGAAGCGCATTATTGAAAAAGAGCACCCGGACTCCATCTTAGGCGGTCTGGGCGGCCAAACCGGTCTGACCATCAGTATGCAGCTGGCAAAGGACGGCTATTTGGACAAAATGGGCGTGACCCTGCTGGGCACAACTGCCCAAGCCATTGACAAAGCCGAGGACCGGCAGCTGTTCCGCGACACCATGATGAAGCTGGGCCAGCCTGTGGTCCCCAGCGACATTGCCACCACCCCGGAGCACGCACGGCAGATTGCCGCAGAGATTGGCTACCCGGTGATTATTCGTCCGGCCTTTACCCTTGGCGGTGCCGGCGGTGGCGTGGCTTATAACGAGCAGCAGCTGGATGTAATTGCCAAAAACGGCCTGATGCTCTCCCCCATTACCCAGGTGCTGGTGGAGCGGTACATTGCCGGTTGGAAAGAAATTGAATTTGAAGTGATGCGGGACAGCGCCGGCAATGTGATTGCCGTGTGCTCTATGGAGAACTTTGACCCGGTGGGCGTTCACACCGGTGACTCCATCGTCATTGCCCCGGCTGTGACCCTGGCGGACAAGGAGTACCAAATGCTCCGTTCCGCATCTCTGGATATTATCACCGAGCTGGGCATTGAGGGCGGCTGCAACTGTCAGTTTGCCCTGAACCCGGAGAGCATGGAGTACAGCGTGATTGAGGTCAATCCCCGGGTCAGCCGTTCCTCCGCCCTGGCGTCCAAAGCTACCGGCTATCCCATTGCCAAGGTGACCACCAAGATCGCTTTGGGTTATACCCTGGACGAGATTAAAAACGATGTAACCGGCAAAACCTGTGCCTGCTTTGAGCCGACCCTGGATTATGTGGTAGTCAAGGTACCCAAGTGGCCCTTTGACAAGTTCGTCAACGCCTCCCGCAAGCTGGGCACCCAAATGAAAGCCACCGGCGAAGTGATGAGCATTGCACCCTGTTTTGAGGCCGCCATTATGAAGGCAGTGCGCGGCGCAGAAATCGGGCTGGACACACTGAATAACAAGGCTCTGGACGGACTGGATATACACGAGAAGCTGCACGACCAGGACGATCTGCGGCTGTTCTCCGTATTCGCTGCGCTGAAAAAGGGCGTGAGTGTAGATGAAATTCACCAAATCACCATGATCGACGAGTGGTTCCTGGCTAAGCTGAAAAACCTGGCGGATTATGAAAAAGAAATCACCGGGCTGCCCCTATCCCGGGAGCAGTATATGCAGGGCAAGCACTACGGCTATACCGATGAAGCCCTGGCGCGCATCAGCGGCGGCTCCATTCCCTATCATCAGGACTGCGTCTATAAAATGGTAGACACCTGCGGTGCGGAATTCGCTGCAGAGACGCCCTACTTCTATTCCACCTATGACGCCCACTGCGAGGCCCGCAGCCTGCCCCAAAGCGGCAAGCAAAAGATCATTGTACTTGGCTCCGGCCCCATCCGCATTGGGCAAGGCATTGAGTTTGATTACAGCTCCGTGCACTGTGTGTGGACGCTGAAAGAACTGGGCTATGAAGTCATTCTTATTAACAACAATCCGGAGACGGTATCCACTGACTTTGACACCGGCGATCGGCTGTACTTTGAGCCGCTGTGCCCGGAAGATGTGATGCAAGTCATTCAGGTGGAAAAGCCCATTGGGGTGGTGGTGGCCTTTGGCGGCCAAACCGCCATTAAGCTAACCAAATTCCTGGACGAAAAAGGTATTACGATTTTGGGCACCAGCGCCGAGTCCATCGACATTGCCGAGGACCGGGAACGGTTTGACGCATTGCTGGAAAAATTCGGCATTTTCCGTCCCAAAGGCACCAGCGTGATGACCATGCCCCAAGCACTGGTAGCAGCCAACGAACTGGGCTATCCGGTGCTGCTGCGCCCCAGCTATGTGATCGGCGGGCAAAATATGACCATCGCCTACACGGATGATGATGTGCGCCGCTATATGGAGCTGATTCTGGCACAAGGGATCGAAAACCCGGTGCTGGTAGACAAGTATATGATGGGCACAGAGTTGGAAGTGGACTGCATCAGCGATGGCAAAGATGTGCTGATCCCCGGCATTATGGAGCATGTTGAACGGGCCGGTGTACACTCCGGCGACTCCATTGCCGTGTACCCCCCTTACAACCTGAACGATGTGATGCTCCACAAGATCTGCGATGTAAGCGAAAAGCTGGCGCTGTCCCTGGGCACCAAGGGACTGGTTAACATTCAGTACCTGATTTATCGCAACGAGTTGTATGTAATCGAGGTGAACCCCAGAGCCTCCCGCACCATTCCCTATATCAGTAAAGTCACCGGCGTGCCCATGG comes from Oscillospiraceae bacterium and encodes:
- the argB gene encoding acetylglutamate kinase yields the protein MEIANHQKAEILARALPYIQMYRKKVIVVKYGGNAMINEELKETVMNDLVLLSTIGIHVVLVHGGGPEINKTLKRMHMDSKFVDGLRVTDKETAEVVQMVLAGKVNKSLVCQIGNLGGHAIGLCGLDGNMLKCRPADDVHGYVGEITDINMEVVEEAISKNFIPVISTIGYDEDGNCYNINADTVAAAVAGALQAEALISMTDVVGLLRDKDDESSLIHRVYISDTPALIADGIIGGGMIPKIDSMTEALRRGVKKAFIIDGRVPHSILMELLTDEGMGTMFRSR
- a CDS encoding aspartate aminotransferase family protein yields the protein MNTKELDNQYVAHAYGRFDVALTKGQGSTLYDEDGKKYIDFGSGIGVTAFGINDPVWTKAVEEQLHRVQHTSNLYYTAPCAKLAQLLCEKSGMKKVFFGNSGAEANEGAIKFARKYSFDKYGAGRSTIITLVNSFHGRTITTLAATGQDSFHTVFDPFTPGFKYCPANDIEALQAAATDDVCAVLFECVQGEGGVNNLNPSFVNAIAKLAKEKDILIAVDEVQTGNGRTGTYFAYQQYGITPDIVTTAKGLGGGLPIGAVLFGEKLQDTMTPGSHGSTFGGNPVVAAGACSIVERIDDDFLSEVQRKSEKIRTALAKVKGVQSISGMGLMLGIETDKPAGEVAKACLANGLLILTAKTKLRLLPALNISDAELDEGLEILKGVLEA
- the argF gene encoding ornithine carbamoyltransferase is translated as MKHLLKLADLDKGDILDILNLADQLKYENQHGIEHHHLKGKTLGMIFQKSSTRTRVSFETGMYQLGGQALFLSNRDLQIGRGEPVQDTARVLSRYLDGIMIRTFAQKEVEDLAEYGSIPIINGLTDYCHPCQVLADLMTIREYKKSFDGLKFCFIGDGNNMANSLIVGAISMGMECAIACPKDYQPDAQIMAWAKENGTFTCSDDILACAKDADVVYTDVWASMGQEEEKAEREKIFKNYQINDEVMAAAKPDAMVLHCLPAHREEEITAKVFEAHANEIFDEAENRLHAQKAVLVKLLG
- a CDS encoding carbamoyl phosphate synthase small subunit, whose translation is MKKQKVYLCLENGQTFEGYRFGAGGEIQGELVFTTGMGGYIETLTDPSYYGQIVLQTFPLIGNYGFIPEDMESPKSYVSAYIVREYCEAPSNFRCRETLDDFLKSQGIIGVYGVDTREITKTIRESGVMNAVICDDPRVVDYNKVRDYAVADAVKSVSAPKPQLLSADEHKHNVVLLDYGAKANIARELNKRGCNVAVMPYDTKAEDILALHPDGIMLSNGPGDPAGNTAAIAQLKKLIGKAPIFGICLGHQLLALAMGCKTEKLKYGHRGVNQPVKDLQTGRTYISSQNHGYAVVNDTIEASGGTLRWVNANDGTCEGIDYPAQNAFTVQFHPEACSGPHDTRFLFDRFLQMMGGESHAAE
- the carB gene encoding carbamoyl-phosphate synthase large subunit: MPLNKNIKKVLVIGSGPIVIGQAAEFDYAGAQACRVLKDAGLEVVLVNSNPATIMTDKALADHIYLEPLTEETVKRIIEKEHPDSILGGLGGQTGLTISMQLAKDGYLDKMGVTLLGTTAQAIDKAEDRQLFRDTMMKLGQPVVPSDIATTPEHARQIAAEIGYPVIIRPAFTLGGAGGGVAYNEQQLDVIAKNGLMLSPITQVLVERYIAGWKEIEFEVMRDSAGNVIAVCSMENFDPVGVHTGDSIVIAPAVTLADKEYQMLRSASLDIITELGIEGGCNCQFALNPESMEYSVIEVNPRVSRSSALASKATGYPIAKVTTKIALGYTLDEIKNDVTGKTCACFEPTLDYVVVKVPKWPFDKFVNASRKLGTQMKATGEVMSIAPCFEAAIMKAVRGAEIGLDTLNNKALDGLDIHEKLHDQDDLRLFSVFAALKKGVSVDEIHQITMIDEWFLAKLKNLADYEKEITGLPLSREQYMQGKHYGYTDEALARISGGSIPYHQDCVYKMVDTCGAEFAAETPYFYSTYDAHCEARSLPQSGKQKIIVLGSGPIRIGQGIEFDYSSVHCVWTLKELGYEVILINNNPETVSTDFDTGDRLYFEPLCPEDVMQVIQVEKPIGVVVAFGGQTAIKLTKFLDEKGITILGTSAESIDIAEDRERFDALLEKFGIFRPKGTSVMTMPQALVAANELGYPVLLRPSYVIGGQNMTIAYTDDDVRRYMELILAQGIENPVLVDKYMMGTELEVDCISDGKDVLIPGIMEHVERAGVHSGDSIAVYPPYNLNDVMLHKICDVSEKLALSLGTKGLVNIQYLIYRNELYVIEVNPRASRTIPYISKVTGVPMVELATKIMVGEKLQDLGYGTGLYRTPPYFAVKVPVFSFEKLNDVNSQLGPEMKSTGEVLGVGKNLNEALFKGLVSAGYKVESQKQGRHGVLITVTKQDRFEIVGLAKKLDDLGAELWATPETAAAIRSLGIEVHVVNKLRQDNSIMDLVESGKLDYIVYTGKSDKKSIADYIKLHNRANQLGIATLTSLDTANALADIIASRYNQMNTELVDINHMRSEKGLLKFTKMQGSGDDYIFFNNQCGIITCPESLSIEFSDRHKGIGGDGIVLIEKSVIADARMRIFNMDGSEGRMAGNSIRCVGKYLYDNGMVPKTEMTIATASGVRHLQLFTRNGKVSSVTVDMGKAELNPAKIPVDLPGDKIICHPVTIGNKEYNITCVATGNPHCVVFVDNVDKLDLQQIGPQFENSPLFPERVNTEFVRVVNESTIKMRVWERGNGETPACGTGACAAVVAAVENDYCKKGVDVTVKVRGGDLLVNYTDDRITLTGDCNTVYKGEIEY